DNA from Fibrobacter sp. UWH6:
TATCCGTAGTTCCGGAAAGCCTGATGCGACCACGATTCCTATTGTGGCCATGAGTGCCAATGCCTTTACCGAAGATATGGAAACTTCCAAGCGTTCGGGCATGAACGACCATATTGCAAAGCCCATCAACGTGTCCAGGTTGGTGATGCTGATGGAAAAGTACCTACGATAAAACCCCGATTTTCTCGGGGCTTTAGGTTTAAGCTTTTTAGGGCTGCGGCTCTAGGGGTTGTTGCTCTAGGGGTTGTTGCGGAAATCTTCGATGAGGCAACAGCTGATGCTTACGTCTGTCTCGTAAGGGGGGATGTCTTCTCTCTTGACCCACATGGCTTCTGAAAGTTCTTCGGCCTGCATGTGGATGGTATCGTCGCCATCTAGTTCTGCGGTCCAGCCGGCGATCAGCGAATCGCTGAAGGGCCAGGGCTGACTTCCAAAGTACTTCAGGTTCTTGATTTTGACGCCGGCCTCTTCCATGACTTCGCGGTGGGCGGCCTGCTCCAGGGATTCGCCGATTTCTACAAAGCCAGAGATCAGGAACAGTCTGGGGTTGGGATTGTCGATGTTGTGGGCCATCAACAGCTTGTCGCCGTTACGGACCGCAACGATAACCACCGGCGAGATTCGCGGGTAAACCGTGTTGCCGCACTTGGGGCAGATAATGCTGCGTTCCCTGTCGCCGCGGATGGTGACGTTGCCGCACTTGCCGCAGAACTTGTTCAGGGATTCCCAGTGGGCGATGTGGGCTGCCGTGGCGCCACCCATGCGTTCCAGGGGGCTCATGGTTCTAAAGCTGCGGTTGCCCATGAACTCGAAGCCTTCGGGGGCTTCGTAGTCTTCGGCCACCTGCTGCGTAAAGTAGGCGCGACCGTCGATGTTCAGCAGGTAATGTCCCTCGAAATCGGGAATCTCGCTGACGGTGGGAATGGCGTAGCCCGAGGCGGTCTTTTTCAGAAGGCTCTTGCTTCCGTTATAAAGTATGCAGTAATCGTCTGCTTTCGGATCCTGGATCTTAAACTGGTTGTCGAGAACGTGGGGGGCGATTTCGTGGATCATTCTAGTATTTACCGATAATCTGATTGCGTCCGTTAGACTTTGCCGTGTAGAGTCGTTCGTCTACGACGGTCAGTATCTTGTCGTAGTTGGTAAAGTTCGGGTTATAGCAGTCGATAAAGCCGCCGCTGATGTTGATGCTTACGTTGGGCTGGTCTTCGAACTTTATGGCCGATACCCTCTTGCGGAAATCTTCGGCCTT
Protein-coding regions in this window:
- the nudC gene encoding NAD(+) diphosphatase; this encodes MIHEIAPHVLDNQFKIQDPKADDYCILYNGSKSLLKKTASGYAIPTVSEIPDFEGHYLLNIDGRAYFTQQVAEDYEAPEGFEFMGNRSFRTMSPLERMGGATAAHIAHWESLNKFCGKCGNVTIRGDRERSIICPKCGNTVYPRISPVVIVAVRNGDKLLMAHNIDNPNPRLFLISGFVEIGESLEQAAHREVMEEAGVKIKNLKYFGSQPWPFSDSLIAGWTAELDGDDTIHMQAEELSEAMWVKREDIPPYETDVSISCCLIEDFRNNP